In Deinococcus sonorensis KR-87, a single window of DNA contains:
- a CDS encoding permease prefix domain 1-containing protein, whose protein sequence is MTELERYLRRATWGLSQPQRQAIRDELEEHVLERSCHLQAFGVPAGEAERRALAELGPPVRVCAGMNGVYRMPTLIRMTALTTLAVTLGLTSLSRSDAQIPSQLTGHTYLQSPRDALIDELEHSGATVNLSAAALRVQLPDGHALQLPITPYNVRQADGQPVLFLNSLLDQALRDNVPVRISGWDALNITLGGAVVQVKPPSGQQNFAQWYREAALGWVGPLATLPAYTGATATLTSTRPDLAGRVVVAAAIVKGADGTRQSFVAAAPVGPDGKLSLQVPAVTLTVATGAQGRGNPAQVLHTQPGQANALYLGVFSGTYRSGAVKDFAVLTSQLPKQFQPQPGHDTTF, encoded by the coding sequence GAACTGGAACGCTACCTGCGCCGCGCGACCTGGGGCCTCTCTCAGCCCCAACGCCAGGCGATCCGCGATGAACTCGAAGAGCACGTGCTCGAACGCAGCTGCCACCTGCAGGCCTTCGGCGTGCCGGCCGGGGAAGCCGAGCGCCGCGCGCTCGCCGAACTCGGACCGCCCGTGCGGGTCTGTGCAGGAATGAACGGAGTGTACCGCATGCCCACGCTCATCCGAATGACGGCCCTGACCACCCTGGCGGTCACGTTGGGCCTCACCAGCCTCAGCCGCAGTGACGCTCAGATCCCCAGCCAACTGACCGGCCACACCTACCTGCAGTCCCCACGGGACGCGTTGATCGACGAGCTCGAGCACAGTGGCGCGACGGTCAACCTCTCCGCCGCGGCGCTGCGGGTGCAGCTGCCCGACGGGCACGCCCTCCAGCTCCCCATCACGCCCTACAACGTGCGCCAGGCGGACGGCCAGCCGGTGCTGTTCCTCAACAGCCTGCTGGACCAGGCGCTGCGGGACAACGTCCCCGTCCGCATCAGCGGCTGGGACGCTTTGAACATCACGCTGGGCGGCGCCGTGGTGCAGGTCAAACCGCCCTCTGGCCAGCAGAACTTTGCCCAGTGGTACCGGGAAGCGGCCCTCGGGTGGGTGGGTCCCCTGGCCACGCTGCCGGCCTACACCGGCGCCACCGCGACCCTCACCAGCACCCGACCGGACCTGGCGGGCCGGGTGGTCGTCGCCGCGGCGATCGTCAAGGGGGCGGACGGAACGCGGCAGTCGTTCGTCGCCGCGGCGCCGGTCGGCCCGGATGGGAAACTCTCGCTGCAGGTCCCGGCCGTGACGTTGACGGTGGCGACCGGTGCCCAGGGCCGCGGAAACCCGGCGCAGGTGCTCCACACGCAGCCCGGTCAGGCGAACGCCCTGTACCTCGGCGTCTTCAGCGGCACGTACCGGTCCGGCGCGGTGAAGGACTTTGCGGTGCTGACCAGTCAGCTGCCGAAACAATTTCAACCGCAGCCCGGCCACGACACGACGTTCTGA